In Lycorma delicatula isolate Av1 chromosome 10, ASM4794821v1, whole genome shotgun sequence, a genomic segment contains:
- the Tpt gene encoding tRNA 2'-phosphotransferase isoform X2, protein MEGRSHSSHHFNNDITISKCLSRLLRHSAKEEGLNITHDGYVPVSEIIKHRSLARLGCKVDDICRIVETNDKKRFTLRNTTELEICANQGHTLLHCMKTYF, encoded by the coding sequence gaaggaCGGTCACACTCTTCCCATCATTTCAATAATGATATCACTATAAGCAAGTGTTTATCGAGACTTCTTCGTCATTCTGCTAAAGAAGAAGGTTTAAACATTACTCATGATGGTTATGTACCTGTTTCTGAGATAATTAAACATAGATCTTTGGCACGATTAGGTTGTAAAGTGGATGATATCTGTAGAATTGttgaaacaaatgataaaaaacgaTTTACCCTGCGAAATACGACTGAATTAGAGATTTGTGCTAATCAAGGACATACTTTG